One window of Phycisphaeraceae bacterium genomic DNA carries:
- a CDS encoding anhydro-N-acetylmuramic acid kinase, whose translation MGPRANTRLVAGCMTGTSIDALDCALVRIEGKGMQMRPELVATLSRDLGQLRPALRALAQQQPMTAGAIAALARDFALLHAHALEELTAEHGLDLVCVHGQTVFHTPPVSWQLLNPWPIVRSLGVPVVFDLRGADLAAGGQGAPITPIADYLLFSQSESLRPFCCVVNLGGFANVTALVTNPVQHNEPTVHGFDICACNQLLNSIARLKLNAEYDSNGASAVRGAVQADAAKQLAGILLESRQKRRSLGTGDEAFDWIHAHADGMTGDDLAATACEAIARRIVSECKEFGPMIVAGGGVKNEGLLAALRRSANAAGIPRIHRSDEFGVPIDFREAMEFAILGALCQDGLPITIPRITKVESPAPLSGSWAFPSRVDKVNT comes from the coding sequence GTGGGACCTCGTGCGAACACACGCCTCGTCGCGGGCTGCATGACCGGCACGAGCATCGACGCCTTGGATTGCGCGCTCGTGCGCATCGAAGGTAAAGGAATGCAGATGCGACCGGAGTTGGTGGCGACGCTGTCGCGCGATCTTGGCCAGCTGCGGCCGGCATTGAGAGCATTGGCCCAGCAACAGCCGATGACGGCGGGCGCGATCGCGGCGCTGGCTCGTGACTTCGCCTTGCTCCATGCACACGCGCTCGAGGAACTCACCGCCGAGCACGGCCTTGACCTGGTTTGCGTTCATGGGCAAACGGTCTTTCATACGCCGCCGGTGTCGTGGCAATTGCTGAATCCGTGGCCGATCGTACGGTCGCTCGGGGTACCGGTTGTTTTCGATCTGCGTGGCGCGGACCTTGCCGCGGGCGGACAGGGTGCACCGATCACTCCGATCGCAGACTACTTGTTGTTTTCGCAAAGTGAAAGCCTTCGGCCATTTTGCTGCGTGGTCAATCTCGGCGGGTTCGCCAATGTCACGGCCCTCGTCACGAATCCGGTGCAGCACAACGAGCCGACTGTACATGGATTCGACATCTGCGCTTGCAATCAGCTTCTCAATTCGATTGCAAGGCTGAAGTTGAACGCGGAGTACGACAGCAATGGTGCATCCGCGGTCCGGGGCGCGGTTCAAGCGGACGCCGCGAAGCAGCTCGCGGGAATCTTGCTTGAGTCTCGCCAAAAACGACGCAGCCTCGGGACCGGTGATGAAGCCTTTGACTGGATACACGCTCATGCTGATGGCATGACCGGCGACGATCTCGCGGCGACGGCGTGCGAAGCGATCGCACGAAGGATCGTTTCCGAATGCAAAGAGTTCGGGCCGATGATCGTCGCGGGAGGAGGCGTGAAGAATGAGGGACTTCTGGCCGCATTGCGCCGTAGCGCGAACGCCGCCGGTATTCCTCGAATTCACCGGTCCGATGAGTTCGGCGTGCCGATCGACTTTCGCGAAGCGATGGAATTTGCGATCCTCGGCGCCCTTTGTCAGGACGGACTACCTATCACGATTCCGCGAATCACAAAGGTGGAGTCTCCCGCCCCACTCTCGGGTTCGTGGGCTTTTCCGAGCCGCGTGGATAAGGTAAACACATGA
- the murQ gene encoding N-acetylmuramic acid 6-phosphate etherase: MTVPPDRSHVLTEQRNPRSMDLHSLSVAQCVQLIQQEDRAVLEALEAAAPQIDAFISGAEPGFLEGGRLVYVGAGTSGRLGVLDASEAPPTFQVEPGKIIGIIAGGDSALRKSSEGREDDPKGAWEELRALGLNSRDSVLGIAAGGTTPYVRGAFEFVSGLASRPTSALLTCSPTPKPAGADRLIVIETGPEVLTGSTRMKAGTATKMALNTISTVLMVRSGRVFENLMVDLRATNEKLRDRGARIISTLTGLSRTEALKLLEQAGNSVKTAVVMHRKKVDHGAAERLLAANHGRLERVLASG, from the coding sequence ATGACCGTGCCGCCAGATCGCTCGCACGTCCTCACCGAGCAGCGCAATCCGCGCTCGATGGATCTGCACTCGCTCTCGGTGGCTCAGTGCGTGCAGTTGATTCAGCAGGAAGATCGCGCGGTCCTGGAAGCGCTCGAAGCCGCGGCACCACAAATCGATGCTTTCATTTCTGGCGCGGAGCCCGGATTTTTGGAGGGTGGTCGGCTGGTGTATGTCGGCGCGGGAACATCGGGTCGACTCGGCGTGCTGGATGCTTCGGAGGCCCCGCCAACCTTCCAAGTCGAACCGGGAAAAATCATCGGCATCATCGCGGGTGGCGATTCCGCGCTCCGAAAGAGCAGTGAGGGCAGAGAAGACGATCCGAAGGGAGCTTGGGAAGAGCTTCGCGCGCTGGGATTGAACTCAAGGGATAGCGTGCTCGGAATTGCTGCGGGAGGCACCACGCCTTATGTCCGCGGTGCCTTCGAATTCGTAAGCGGTCTAGCGAGCCGGCCGACGAGTGCGTTGCTGACATGCTCGCCCACGCCGAAGCCCGCGGGAGCGGACCGATTGATCGTGATTGAAACAGGCCCTGAAGTGCTGACCGGTTCGACGCGGATGAAGGCGGGCACCGCGACGAAAATGGCTCTGAACACCATTTCGACGGTGCTGATGGTCCGCTCGGGGCGGGTCTTTGAGAACCTGATGGTGGATCTGCGCGCAACGAACGAGAAACTGAGGGATCGCGGAGCACGGATTATTTCGACACTGACCGGACTCTCCCGCACGGAAGCGCTCAAACTCCTCGAACAGGCGGGAAATAGCGTCAAAACGGCGGTCGTGATGCATCGAAAGAAGGTCGATCATGGCGCTGCAGAGCGTCTGCTCGCCGCGAATCATGGACGCCTCGAACGAGTTCTGGCGAGCGGCTGA
- a CDS encoding pyridoxal phosphate-dependent aminotransferase family protein, translated as MARIPVESATATEIVVEGKKLIGFGGCNYLGLAHHQDVLDAVRKGIEKYGLSTTASRETTGDTMSHELLEAELADFFQVQQCLVTPEGYSANMALGQALAHDYRVAITDEKCHRSVSHAVAAAGMRVIAYPHLDARAAGALASQYIGEGVVILTDGVFAADGSIAPAKSLFEVLPKERALLVIDDCHGFCVLGRSGRGTADHHGLSASGVPLESRVLITTSLAKGLGCYGGVLAGPSTIIQRAQDIASVYRGTTPAPPAIIEGARQALKVLNRDPILMQRLRVNADRLRRGFQKLGISLYPTPAPIFTFVTGDTASMDRIHRKLIDAGYLAPLIAYPGGPTDRYFRVTVNAVHTSEQIDGLIAAFADAIDSEPKAKSEGAAEPKPLKFPEGQSGGRELIGPWDLSLTPMMNPRLPALPG; from the coding sequence TTGGCCCGAATCCCGGTGGAGAGCGCGACGGCGACGGAAATCGTCGTCGAAGGTAAGAAGCTGATCGGCTTTGGCGGTTGCAACTACCTCGGTCTTGCTCATCACCAAGATGTGCTCGATGCGGTTCGCAAAGGGATCGAGAAGTACGGCCTGAGTACAACGGCCTCGCGCGAAACGACCGGCGACACCATGTCGCACGAACTGCTCGAAGCCGAACTGGCTGATTTCTTCCAGGTTCAGCAGTGCCTTGTCACACCCGAAGGCTACTCGGCAAACATGGCCCTCGGTCAAGCTCTTGCCCATGACTATCGCGTCGCGATTACGGATGAAAAGTGCCATCGGAGCGTTTCGCACGCGGTTGCCGCGGCGGGCATGCGTGTGATCGCCTATCCACACCTCGATGCGCGTGCCGCGGGAGCGCTGGCTTCGCAATACATCGGTGAGGGTGTCGTGATCCTGACGGACGGAGTCTTTGCCGCGGACGGCTCGATCGCGCCGGCAAAGTCGCTCTTCGAAGTTCTTCCCAAAGAACGGGCGCTGCTGGTTATTGATGATTGTCACGGCTTCTGCGTGCTTGGGCGGAGCGGACGCGGCACCGCAGATCATCACGGCTTGAGTGCGAGCGGTGTGCCGCTCGAGTCGCGCGTGCTGATTACCACAAGCCTTGCGAAGGGTCTTGGGTGCTACGGAGGCGTGCTGGCGGGCCCTTCAACCATCATCCAGCGGGCGCAAGACATTGCGAGTGTCTATCGCGGAACGACCCCTGCGCCGCCCGCGATCATCGAGGGTGCACGTCAGGCGCTCAAGGTGCTGAATCGAGATCCGATCCTGATGCAAAGGCTTCGGGTCAACGCCGATCGCCTCCGGCGCGGTTTTCAGAAACTCGGAATCTCGCTCTATCCGACACCCGCACCCATCTTCACCTTTGTGACCGGCGACACGGCATCCATGGACCGGATTCATCGGAAGCTCATCGATGCGGGCTACTTGGCACCACTCATCGCCTACCCCGGTGGCCCGACCGATCGCTATTTCCGTGTCACGGTGAATGCCGTCCACACCTCGGAACAGATCGACGGGCTGATCGCCGCGTTTGCCGATGCCATCGATTCGGAACCAAAGGCGAAATCGGAAGGTGCAGCAGAGCCAAAGCCGCTGAAGTTTCCCGAGGGACAAAGCGGCGGCAGAGAATTAATTGGCCCGTGGGATCTCTCGCTTACCCCGATGATGAATCCCCGACTCCCCGCGCTGCCTGGCTGA
- a CDS encoding ROK family protein produces MASLGVDIGGTSVKVAFLDGDRISTARSAEYSRPGADELCDAIALALPPGSRGAAKIGLCVPGRLDPSRSCVVQSINLPGIENLPLSDLVTRSTGGVVTPLIVSDAYAAAHDYWSSQKPLGRLLAISIGTGVGASVLDDGRPLLVSGETPGHFGQIDVTFEGSSAPRTLESYVGANAIRAEYGDGFADAVGKFDKKARPLLALARGIRIAHAIYRPDTVALLGYVGMLFQGCREELESAIRSGLTSVAKADWKLSFGTSPFHAAIGAARLASLSQAARGVGDSSSG; encoded by the coding sequence ATGGCCTCGCTCGGAGTCGATATCGGGGGTACCTCGGTCAAAGTCGCATTTCTCGACGGCGATCGCATCTCGACCGCCAGAAGCGCGGAATACTCGCGGCCCGGAGCCGACGAATTGTGCGACGCCATCGCATTGGCGCTCCCGCCGGGCTCGCGCGGTGCCGCAAAGATCGGTTTGTGTGTCCCCGGAAGGCTCGACCCTTCGCGGTCTTGCGTCGTTCAGTCGATCAATCTTCCCGGAATCGAGAATCTGCCGCTCTCCGATTTGGTGACTCGATCGACGGGAGGAGTCGTCACACCGCTCATTGTTTCCGATGCGTACGCCGCGGCACATGATTACTGGTCTTCGCAAAAACCTCTCGGACGCCTGCTCGCGATCTCGATCGGAACGGGTGTTGGAGCGAGTGTGCTGGATGATGGGCGACCGCTTCTTGTCAGCGGGGAGACACCGGGGCACTTCGGGCAGATCGATGTGACGTTCGAAGGCAGTTCGGCGCCCCGCACGCTCGAGTCGTATGTCGGCGCGAACGCGATCCGGGCGGAATACGGCGATGGCTTCGCCGACGCTGTCGGCAAGTTCGACAAAAAAGCGCGTCCCCTCCTCGCGCTCGCACGGGGAATCCGAATCGCCCATGCGATCTATCGACCGGACACGGTGGCGCTACTCGGGTACGTCGGGATGCTGTTTCAGGGCTGCCGTGAGGAACTGGAAAGCGCGATTCGATCCGGCCTCACTTCAGTCGCGAAAGCGGACTGGAAGCTTTCGTTCGGCACTTCACCATTTCATGCCGCGATCGGCGCCGCTCGACTCGCATCACTCAGCCAGGCAGCGCGGGGAGTCGGGGATTCATCATCGGGGTAA
- the tig gene encoding trigger factor, which yields MTQTLAPEDVKNNDVQIQDAGPCRKRISIRIPKERVNEKLKESLAAISAEAQVPGFRKGHVPPALVEKRFGSALRNEAKNQLVATAYSAAIEKANLKIVGDPFSESLGNVEIKEGQDLAFEIDVEVQPEFALPSLDGIPVKKPTIELPDSAITDEVQKILINEGDLESRDKPEAGDYLTGHGVMKGADGTEFYNIKGCVVQVPTADKNGKGMILGVMVNDFSKQFGLPKAGETATIKTKGPENHEVEQIRGADLTITFSVDRVDRIIPAKVDNVIKNFGMTDEQQLRDAIKQRMEQRVMIQQQSVMRQQLAQHLLANTKVDLPERITAIQSARNFERKRMELMYRGVDAQKIEEHIAELRSGSSEIAVRELKLFFILNRAADEFNVRVEEAEINGRIAQLAAERGVRPDKLRQEIMQRNQLGVIYQQIRDHKAMDVILSKATITEMPAEEFNRLMAEEAKGGAPA from the coding sequence ATGACTCAGACGCTTGCCCCGGAAGATGTGAAAAACAACGACGTCCAAATCCAGGACGCCGGCCCGTGCCGGAAACGGATTTCGATCCGTATCCCGAAGGAGCGCGTGAACGAGAAGCTGAAGGAGTCGCTGGCGGCGATCTCGGCCGAAGCGCAGGTGCCCGGCTTCCGCAAGGGTCACGTGCCGCCGGCGCTTGTCGAGAAGCGCTTCGGTTCGGCGCTCCGCAACGAGGCGAAGAACCAGCTCGTCGCGACGGCATATAGCGCGGCAATCGAGAAAGCGAATCTGAAGATAGTCGGCGATCCGTTCAGTGAATCGCTCGGCAACGTCGAGATCAAAGAAGGCCAGGACCTCGCGTTTGAAATCGACGTCGAGGTGCAACCCGAGTTCGCGCTTCCGAGCCTCGACGGCATCCCGGTCAAGAAACCCACGATCGAATTGCCCGATAGTGCAATCACCGACGAGGTCCAGAAGATCCTCATCAACGAGGGAGATCTGGAGAGCCGCGACAAGCCCGAAGCCGGCGACTACCTGACGGGCCACGGCGTCATGAAGGGCGCCGATGGGACCGAGTTCTACAACATCAAGGGCTGCGTGGTTCAAGTTCCCACGGCCGACAAGAACGGCAAGGGCATGATCCTGGGCGTAATGGTGAACGATTTCTCCAAGCAGTTCGGCCTGCCGAAGGCGGGCGAGACCGCGACGATCAAAACCAAGGGCCCGGAGAATCACGAAGTCGAGCAGATCCGCGGGGCGGACCTCACGATCACGTTCTCCGTCGACCGGGTGGACCGCATCATCCCGGCAAAGGTTGACAACGTCATCAAGAACTTCGGGATGACCGATGAGCAGCAGCTCCGCGACGCGATCAAGCAGCGCATGGAGCAGCGCGTGATGATCCAGCAGCAGTCGGTCATGCGTCAGCAGCTCGCGCAGCACCTGCTCGCGAACACGAAGGTCGATCTGCCCGAGCGAATCACGGCGATCCAGTCGGCACGCAACTTCGAACGCAAACGCATGGAGCTGATGTACCGCGGCGTCGACGCGCAGAAGATCGAGGAGCACATTGCCGAACTCCGCAGCGGCAGCAGCGAAATCGCGGTCCGCGAGCTCAAGCTGTTCTTCATCCTCAACCGTGCCGCCGATGAGTTCAACGTCCGCGTCGAGGAGGCGGAGATCAACGGTCGCATCGCGCAGTTGGCAGCAGAGCGCGGCGTCCGTCCGGACAAGCTCCGCCAGGAGATCATGCAGCGCAACCAGCTCGGCGTGATCTATCAGCAGATCCGCGATCACAAGGCAATGGACGTGATCCTCTCCAAGGCCACCATCACCGAGATGCCGGCGGAAGAGTTCAATCGTCTTATGGCGGAAGAAGCCAAGGGCGGCGCCCCGGCCTGA